One genomic window of Salvia miltiorrhiza cultivar Shanhuang (shh) chromosome 4, IMPLAD_Smil_shh, whole genome shotgun sequence includes the following:
- the LOC131023466 gene encoding uncharacterized protein LOC131023466 produces MAGAVIVNGIWLQGDLQCCFVNVYAPMGSAEKESLWDALQILALPNKYSYLCILGDFNAVCDPGERVGKGVVFNQADARNFDAFIRQSNLLEIRTQGRKFTWYQPSGGCKSKLDRFLVNERWPQEWSGTVGRGLQRSVSDHLFLNSWLSHPDFSKLVRKTWEETKIEGWSCYVFKEKLKLVKNALKEWNLRIYGNIEHGLRELKDESEMIRRNELRAKIILKSKEKCSLLQQKAKVKWVKEGDLNTSFYHKAIVGRRKKNEIAGLADGISWNEDPKIMKEKVKTFFENHFKKRQHVLPMLPGDFVAGKVSAASNAELIKPFRNQKLKLPFGAVTATRVRDQMALISSFGKRHGR; encoded by the exons ATGGCTGGGGCAGTCATCGTAAATGGGATATGGTTACAAGGTGATCTGCAATGTTGTTTTGTCAATGTGTATGCGCCGATGGGAAGCGCCGAGAAGGAGTCTTTGTGGGATGCACTCCAAATCCTTGCTCTTCCAAACAAATACTCCTACCTATGTATACTAGGCGACTTCAATGCGGTGTGCGATCCGGGAGAAAGGGTGGGGAAAGGTGTTGTCTTCAACCAGGCAGATGCAAGGAATTTTGACGCTTTCATTCGGCAAAGTAATTTGTTGGAAATCAGAACACAAGGGAGAAAATTTACGTGGTATCAACCTAGTGGTGGGTGCAAGAGCAAATTGGATAGATTTTTAGTCAACGAGAGGTGGCCGCAGGAGTGGTCGGGCACAGTAGGAAGGGGGCTACAGAGATCGGTGTCAGACCATTT GTTCCTTAATTCTTGGCTCTCCCACCCTGATTTTAGTAAGCTGGTAAGGAAAACTTGGGAAGAGACTAAGATTGAAGGCTGGAGTTGCTATGTTttcaaagagaaattgaaattggttAAGAATGCCTTGAAAGAGTGGAACTTGAGGATATACGGCAACATTGAGCACGGTTTGCGAGAGCTAAAGGATGAGAGCGAGATGATCAGAAGGAATGAATTGCGAGCAAAGATTATCCTAAAATCTAAGGAAAAATGTAGTCTTCTCCAACAAAAGGCGAAAGTCAAATGGGTCAAGGAGGGCGATCTGAATACTAGTTTTTACCACAAAGCAATTGTCGGGagaagaaaaaagaatgaaattgcAGGGCTTGCTGATGGGATTAGCTGGAATGAAGATCCAAAGATCATGAAGGAGAAGGTCAAAACGTTTTTCGAGAATCACTTCAAGAAGAGGCAGCACGTCCTACCTATGCTACCGGGAGACTTCGTCGCTGGAAAAGTTTCTGCAGCAAGCAATGCGGAGCTGATCAAACCTTTTCGGAATCAGAAATTAAAGTTGCCATTTGGAGCTGTGACGGCGACAAGAGTTCGAGACCAGATGGCTTTAATTTCAAGTTTTGGAAAGCGTCATGGGAGATAA